The genomic window CGACAGGATCGACGCCCTCGCCTGTCCTGAGGCGGGCAAGCCCGAGCTGGCCGACGCAGGCGGCCGAGGGAAGCCTGCGCGCCGCCGGCGCGAAGATGGCGCGCGCGCCGAGCCGCTCCCCGAACAGCGTCCCGTAGCTCGTGATGCCATCGCCCACGAAGATGGTCGGTCCCGAGAGGCGCGCGCAGAGGTCGTCGGGAGCCAGGGCCTGATCCTCCCAGTCGCGGACCAGACCCGCGTCCTCCCAGCGGAAGAGCGCGGCGTACACCTCTCCCTTTCGGGCGTCGAGGACGGGGCAGACCGGATGGCGCGCGAACGGGAGCTGCCAGGCCAGGGCCTCGAGCGTGGAGACCGCTGCCGCGGGGATTCCGAGCGAGAACGCCAGTCCCTTGACCGTGCTGACGCCGATCCTGAGCCCCGTGAACGACCCGGGTCCGATAGACACGGCGAGCCCCTCGAGCGTCGCCGGCGTCCAGCCCGCGTCCTGGAGCAGCCGGTCGACGGCGGTGAGCAGGCGCTCCGAGTGGGTGGTCCTGACGTTCAGGGTGTACTCACCCACGAGCTGCTCGCCGTCGAGGAGCGCGGCGCTCCCGGCGAGGGTGGAGGTCTCGATCGCCAGGATTTTCATCGCGCGGCCAGTGTAGTCTCGGCTCTCGGGAGCGGTCAAGGCAGAGACATTTTTCGGGTTGACACCCGAGCCCGGCCAAGCCAAGATGAGGCGAAAATTCAAGGAGTTGGAGGACAGAGCCCTGGCGC from Candidatus Rokuibacteriota bacterium includes these protein-coding regions:
- the tsaB gene encoding tRNA (adenosine(37)-N6)-threonylcarbamoyltransferase complex dimerization subunit type 1 TsaB, which codes for MKILAIETSTLAGSAALLDGEQLVGEYTLNVRTTHSERLLTAVDRLLQDAGWTPATLEGLAVSIGPGSFTGLRIGVSTVKGLAFSLGIPAAAVSTLEALAWQLPFARHPVCPVLDARKGEVYAALFRWEDAGLVRDWEDQALAPDDLCARLSGPTIFVGDGITSYGTLFGERLGARAIFAPAARRLPSAACVGQLGLARLRTGEGVDPVALAPRYLRPSEAELKRRRAVSVH